CAGATCGGCAGCGCCCGAACTGTGATTGCAGCCCGCATACGTACTGATCTGATTCCCGTCGAATCCGACTGTCAGCGGCCCGCCGCCGGGGATCTGGTCACCCTCAACCTGCACCGATATGAACGTCCGGCCGGTGAGGTCTGCGTCGTCGGCCGCCGCGTCATCAGAACATCCCACGAACGCGAGGACGGCGACGGCGAACGGTGCCAGGGGAATCAGACGCATGCCTCCACCCTAGAGACTCGACATCGATGAGGCCTCTGGTGTACGCAATCAGGTTGCCCGACAGCCTGACTCGATTCCGGGGCGGCGGGTCGAGCCGGCGACGGCGCAAACCGGATACTGTGTCGTTGTGAGCGATGTGGCGGCGGGGCAAACCGCTGACGGGGGACAGGTACGCCGGTTGCCCCGAGGTGTGCGGATCGCCGACGTCACTGTCTGTGTGCTGTTGTTCCTGGTCCAGGCCGGACTGGGCGTCCTCGCGTTGTTGAGTTTCATGGCGTTTCCGATGAGCACTGACAACTGCGCGTATGAGGCATGTGGCGACGAGAAGTGGATCGGGTACGCCATGTGGACGGCAATCGCGTCGTTGGTGCCGGCTGGGCTGTTCTTCTGCGTTGGCTTCATCCAGCTGGGGCGCCACCGAATTGCGTTTTGGTGGGTGCTGATCGGCATTCTCGCCCAAGGCGGCGTTCTGGCCGCTGCCTGGCGCATGGCAGCACTCGCCGGACCGATCAACTAACGAGTGCGAAGTGCCAGCGGTCGGCATCAGGTTGGGCGACAGTCGGTTTCGTCGTCGGCCTCTGCCGGCGCGTCGTCCGCCAGGTATTGCTCGGAATGGTGGTGAGTGTTGATCCGGGCTTGACCGGTGTCCAGCAGTGGCGGCGGAATCCATTCGCATTGGCCGTGGTGATTGATGCGGGTGGTCCATTTGCCAGGGCCGACGAGGCGTTGGTCGGGGCCGCAGCCCAACGTGAGTTCGTCGATGTTGGTGCGTCCGCCGTGGGCCCAGTCTTGTTGGGCGTGGTGGACCTGAGACCTGTTGGCAGGCGCTGTGCAGCCCGGACGCGTGCAGCCGCGCTCACGGCCGAACAGCATCAGCCGCTGTGCTGCAGTGGCGATGCGGCGGGTGCGGCCGAGGTAGAGCGGCATGTTGGTGTGTTGGTCGTAGATGGCCAGGTAGTGCCAGGCATGGGCGGCCAGCCGGATGACATCGGGAATGGACAGTTTGGACCCGCTGGTGGTGATGGCGAAGCCCGCGCCGGCCAGGAGTTCTTGCAGTGTCGTGGTGACCACGATCGAGACGGGTAGCCCGTTGTGCTGCCCGAGCAGCCCAGACATCAATGTGCTGCGGGTCATGGCCAGCAGGGCGTCGTGGGTGCGCTGGGCGGGATTTCGGGTGTCGGCGTCGATCTGGTCCTGAGTGGGCGTGCCGCTGGTGCAGGGGTTTTCATCGTCAGGATTGCACATACCCGGCGCTGCCGCTTTCGCGTTGACGGCGTCAAGGCCGGCGCGTAGTTCAGGATTGATCCAGCCTGAGATGCGGGAACATCCGTCGGGTTGTTGGGGCCCGATCACGATCCCACGGCGTCGGGCACACTGCTCGTCGGCGGGTTCCGGGCCGTCCTGATTCAGGAGATACAGCACCTCGTTCACCGATTGCTGCAGGGTCTCGGGAGCGTTCTGGGCAGCGACGGCGACCAATTTCTCCTCGAAGCGGTCTCTGCTGGTCGCGTCGACCCAGGGCGGGCACTTACGAAAGAACGATTCGAGGATTTCGATGTGCTCGGCGTTGACCCAGCCGCCGGATTGGGCGGAGGCGCTCGCCGCGCGCAGTGGCGGCAATGACTCTCCGGACATCGACGTCCGGGGTGAGAAGTTCAGTGCATCGCGGTAGCGCCGGCGGGCCTCGGTCGCCGATATACGCAGGCGGATGCGCAGAGCCTCGGGCCACGATTTGGCGCCGATGCGGGCCGCCGTGCCCTGCTCGGCCAAGGCGGCGATCGCGGGATGTTCGATTGCCGGGATCAAGTTGCGGGCCTGCTGCAGCCCTGAGCAGACCTCCAACAGTTGTTCGGTGGACAGGGCAGTGAACGGCAACTCTCGGAGGTCGTCGACCGCGGCCGACAACACGGCCAGTCTGTCAGCCACCACACTCTCCATGCTTCGAACATTAGTTCGATACCCTGACAGACTTGGCTGATTTGAGGCTGTAGTGACCAATGAGGTCAAAGTTCTTCCGGACCGGCCCCAGCGCCGACGACAGGCACGCCGCAGTAGGCTCCCAACCATGCGAGTTGGTGTTCTCGGAGCTAAAGGCAAAGTCGGCGCGACCATGGTGCACGCGGTCGAATCCGCGGCGGATCTGACATTCTCGACCGGCGTCGACATGGGTGATCCGCTGAGCTCGCTCACCGACACCAAAACCGAGGTGGTCATCGACTTCACCCATCCCGACGTGGTGATGGACAACCTGAAGTTCCTCATCGACAACGGTATTCATGCCGTCGTCGGAACCACGGGATTCACCTGGGACCGCATCGAACAGGTCGAGGCCTGGCTCAAGGAAAAGCCTGAGTCGGCCGTGCTCATCGCGCCGAACTTCGCCATCGGCGCGGTGCTCTCGATGCACTTCGCCCAGCAGGCGGCTCGGTATTTCGAATCGGTCGAGATCATCGAACTGCACCACCCGCACAAGGCCGACGCTCCGTCCGGTACTGCGGCTCGTACCGCGAAGCTCATCGCCGGGGCGCGAAAAGGTATGCCGCCCAACCCGGATGCCACGAGCACCGGCCTGGAAGGGGCCCGCGGCGCTGATGTGGACGGCGTGCCTGTGCACTCGGTGCGGCTCGCCGGCCTGGTCGCCCACCAGGAGGTGCTGTTCGGCACCCAGGGGGAGACGCTGACGATCCGGCACGACAGCCTGGACCGCTCTTCCTTCGTCCCGGGAGTGCTCCTGGCGGTACGCAACATCGCCGAACGGCCCGGTTTGACCATCGGCATTGAACCGCTGCTCGATCTGTCGTGAGTGACGGCGCGCGGTCGCTGCGCATCCAACTGGTGATCGGCTTCATGTGCCTGGCGCTGATCGTCTACTTCCTGATGCTGGGGCGCACCGCGTTGGTCTTCATCGGCTCGGGGGAACCGGCCGCGATCGGGCTGGGCGTGGCGCTGATGGTGTTCCCGCTGATCGGTGTCTGGGTCCTGTTCACCACGCTGCGGGCGGGCCTGGCACACCAGCGGTTGGCTCGCCTTGCCCGTGAACAGGGCATGGAGCTCGACGAGAGTGAGTTGCCGACGCGCCCGTCGGGCCGCATCGAGCGCGACGCGGCCGACGAACTGTTCGTGACGGTCAAGTCCGAACTCGAAGCCGATCCGGACAATTGGATTCGCTGGTACCGGCTGGCCCGCGCCTACGACTTCGCCGGCGACCGCAGCCGCGCGCGCGAGACCATGCGCACGGCAGTGCGAATGCAGGAACAACAGGCGCCATGACCAAGACACTGCTCGTGGTGCATCACACGCCGTCTCCGGCAACGCGGGAGCTCCTCGAGGCAGTGTTGGCCGGGGCGCGCGATCCGGAGATCTCCGGTGTGACGGTCAAGTCCATGCCGGCATTAGCTGCCACGGTCACCGACATGCTTGCCGCGGACGGCTATCTTTTCGGCACCACAGCCAATTTCGGCTATATGAGCGGTGCGTTGAAGCACTTCTTCGATACGGTGTACTACCCGAGCCTCGACCACGTGGCGGGGCGTCCGTACGGGCTGTGGGTACACGGCAACAACGACACGGCCGGTGCGGCGAGCGCGGTCGACAAGATTGTGACCGGGCTGGCGTTGGTCAAAGCGGCTGACGTGCTTGAAGTTACGACAGTGGTAGACGGCGCCGTCCGGGAACGCGCCTACGAACTGGGCGGCACATTGGCTGCCACGCTGATGGACTGACGAGAGGACAGCTATGCCGGGGATCGCCGAACTTGCCCTCGGAGCCGCGCCCATCGCCGGTGGTGCGATGCTCGGTGTGATCGCAGGCAACCTCAAGCCGCCGGACATCCGCGGCATGATCACCAAGGATCTGGATCTGTTGGACCGGTTGCCCGCCGAAGATGTCGAACGGAAGGCGCGGCTCAAGGCCAGCA
The window above is part of the Mycolicibacterium fortuitum subsp. fortuitum genome. Proteins encoded here:
- a CDS encoding HNH endonuclease signature motif containing protein; amino-acid sequence: MADRLAVLSAAVDDLRELPFTALSTEQLLEVCSGLQQARNLIPAIEHPAIAALAEQGTAARIGAKSWPEALRIRLRISATEARRRYRDALNFSPRTSMSGESLPPLRAASASAQSGGWVNAEHIEILESFFRKCPPWVDATSRDRFEEKLVAVAAQNAPETLQQSVNEVLYLLNQDGPEPADEQCARRRGIVIGPQQPDGCSRISGWINPELRAGLDAVNAKAAAPGMCNPDDENPCTSGTPTQDQIDADTRNPAQRTHDALLAMTRSTLMSGLLGQHNGLPVSIVVTTTLQELLAGAGFAITTSGSKLSIPDVIRLAAHAWHYLAIYDQHTNMPLYLGRTRRIATAAQRLMLFGRERGCTRPGCTAPANRSQVHHAQQDWAHGGRTNIDELTLGCGPDQRLVGPGKWTTRINHHGQCEWIPPPLLDTGQARINTHHHSEQYLADDAPAEADDETDCRPT
- a CDS encoding flavodoxin family protein, whose protein sequence is MTKTLLVVHHTPSPATRELLEAVLAGARDPEISGVTVKSMPALAATVTDMLAADGYLFGTTANFGYMSGALKHFFDTVYYPSLDHVAGRPYGLWVHGNNDTAGAASAVDKIVTGLALVKAADVLEVTTVVDGAVRERAYELGGTLAATLMD
- the dapB gene encoding 4-hydroxy-tetrahydrodipicolinate reductase, which gives rise to MRVGVLGAKGKVGATMVHAVESAADLTFSTGVDMGDPLSSLTDTKTEVVIDFTHPDVVMDNLKFLIDNGIHAVVGTTGFTWDRIEQVEAWLKEKPESAVLIAPNFAIGAVLSMHFAQQAARYFESVEIIELHHPHKADAPSGTAARTAKLIAGARKGMPPNPDATSTGLEGARGADVDGVPVHSVRLAGLVAHQEVLFGTQGETLTIRHDSLDRSSFVPGVLLAVRNIAERPGLTIGIEPLLDLS